Proteins encoded within one genomic window of Sulfurovum sp. XGS-02:
- a CDS encoding bacterioferritin: MNDTDTKNAIEILNRIMEVELAGVVRYTHYSLMVYGYNRLPIVDWMKSNAQEGLTHAHRAGELVTLLGGHPSLSIGKLLETAKHDIGDILRESLEHEKTALDAYYELLKLTEGGTSVLLEEYAREMIVEEEMHLDSVNKMLRHPGDVEAFKT, translated from the coding sequence ATGAATGATACAGATACAAAAAATGCTATTGAGATCTTAAACAGGATAATGGAGGTCGAATTAGCCGGGGTTGTACGTTATACCCATTACTCTTTAATGGTTTATGGCTACAATAGGTTACCTATAGTTGACTGGATGAAAAGTAATGCGCAAGAAGGTTTAACTCATGCACATAGGGCTGGTGAACTTGTAACGCTTTTGGGTGGTCATCCATCACTCAGCATTGGAAAGTTACTTGAAACAGCGAAGCATGACATTGGAGATATACTCCGAGAAAGCCTGGAGCATGAAAAAACAGCTCTTGATGCCTACTACGAATTATTGAAACTAACAGAAGGTGGTACTTCCGTGTTATTGGAAGAATACGCCAGAGAAATGATCGTAGAAGAGGAGATGCATCTTGATAGTGTGAATAAGATGTTAAGGCATCCTGGAGATGTAGAGGCATTTAAAACTTAA
- a CDS encoding cation transporter: MEGIKIASCRSDTEINHRLEGKVLKILLSINAFMFMAEITLGILSESSALIADSLDMLADATVYGIGLYAVGKSPLVKIKAAHLSGVFQVFLGVLVFADVIRRLIYGSEPESLLMIFVGIAALVANIICLVLISKYKKGEVHMRASWIFSKNDVIANVGIIIGGGFVYLLETRFPDLIVGMIISIIVIRGGIDIIKDAYHEKRVHTESCS, from the coding sequence ATAGAAGGAATAAAAATAGCAAGTTGTAGATCTGACACGGAAATCAATCATCGTTTAGAAGGCAAGGTATTAAAAATCCTATTGAGTATCAATGCCTTTATGTTTATGGCTGAAATTACACTTGGCATCTTGAGTGAGTCATCAGCCCTCATAGCAGATTCTCTTGATATGTTGGCCGATGCAACAGTCTATGGTATAGGGCTGTATGCTGTAGGAAAATCACCGCTTGTAAAAATAAAAGCCGCACATTTAAGTGGTGTTTTTCAAGTATTTTTGGGAGTATTGGTTTTTGCGGATGTTATACGCCGATTGATTTATGGAAGTGAACCGGAGTCACTCCTAATGATTTTTGTTGGGATAGCAGCTCTTGTAGCAAACATTATTTGTTTGGTCCTGATTTCAAAATACAAAAAGGGTGAGGTTCATATGCGTGCCAGTTGGATATTTTCAAAAAATGATGTGATTGCTAATGTAGGTATTATTATTGGTGGTGGATTTGTATATCTATTAGAGACAAGATTCCCGGATCTCATTGTTGGTATGATCATCTCGATCATAGTCATTCGTGGTGGTATAGATATTATCAAGGATGCATATCATGAAAAGCGTGTACATACAGAGAGTTGCAGCTAA
- a CDS encoding ABC transporter permease yields the protein MLFSLAFRNIIKSKGRSITTLLLSTFSTILFISYVALMDGSHNQIIKSSVEIYTGYAHVNLDGYRDEGGYDHLIEDADHIDTILKNDPSIRLYSPRFETYALLSGEVKTIGSLVGGIIPSREKTLSKLHDSLIKGAYLEDHDTNAIYIGSELSERLNVDVGSEIAMVGSSVDYSIAADLFTVKGIFKTGLFEFDSQSAFVNKFYLDSVMMSENIASYFTLDFYDNDKIDKITIHLQNVLPAGYEAVNWKTLLTALVQAMLVDSIFGYISISIFFLVIFFVIMIFSYVSIYTRAREIGLLRALGLTSKDIFGMLFIEILMLATISIILGTIVGAFISYYFELNPIVISGIAETYKEYGVVSDEIPMNFDLFTITWNALTIFILNLAAIIYPIFKVNKLTAMEAMRYV from the coding sequence ATGCTTTTCTCACTCGCTTTTAGAAATATTATAAAGTCCAAGGGTAGAAGCATTACCACCCTGCTTTTGAGCACCTTCAGCACTATTCTTTTCATAAGCTATGTTGCACTGATGGATGGTTCCCATAATCAGATCATCAAAAGTTCTGTGGAGATCTATACGGGGTATGCACATGTGAACCTTGATGGGTATAGAGATGAAGGGGGCTACGATCACCTCATAGAAGATGCAGATCACATTGATACTATTCTCAAAAATGACCCTTCCATCAGACTCTATAGCCCAAGATTTGAAACCTATGCTCTGCTCTCAGGAGAGGTAAAGACCATAGGAAGTTTGGTCGGAGGGATCATTCCTTCCCGGGAAAAAACGCTGAGTAAACTGCACGATTCTCTTATCAAAGGTGCTTATCTCGAGGATCATGATACCAATGCCATCTACATCGGATCTGAACTATCCGAACGTCTTAATGTGGATGTAGGCAGTGAAATAGCTATGGTAGGTTCTTCCGTCGACTACTCCATCGCTGCCGATCTTTTTACCGTGAAAGGGATCTTCAAAACAGGTCTTTTCGAATTTGATTCCCAGTCGGCCTTTGTCAACAAATTCTATCTGGACAGCGTGATGATGAGTGAAAATATAGCCAGTTATTTTACCCTTGACTTCTATGACAATGATAAGATAGATAAAATAACCATACATCTGCAAAACGTACTTCCTGCCGGATATGAAGCGGTCAACTGGAAAACACTTCTTACCGCACTGGTACAAGCAATGTTGGTGGATTCTATATTTGGCTATATCTCCATCTCCATCTTTTTTCTAGTGATATTTTTTGTGATCATGATATTTTCCTATGTCAGTATCTATACACGTGCTCGGGAGATAGGACTTCTAAGAGCTTTAGGATTGACCTCCAAAGATATCTTTGGCATGCTTTTTATTGAAATCCTGATGCTTGCTACGATCAGTATCATCCTGGGTACCATCGTTGGTGCTTTCATCTCCTACTACTTTGAACTCAATCCTATTGTCATATCAGGTATCGCTGAGACTTATAAAGAGTATGGCGTCGTCAGTGATGAAATACCTATGAACTTTGATCTTTTTACCATTACATGGAATGCACTGACGATCTTTATACTCAATCTCGCAGCCATTATCTATCCGATCTTCAAAGTCAATAAACTTACCGCAATGGAGGCGATGCGATATGTATAA
- a CDS encoding outer membrane lipoprotein-sorting protein, with the protein MKWILSLLFLSNILLADEAQAIIKKLEKNLRGDYMYSTMNMIVTSKRGKRTVKIESWSEGNDKSFIKILYPKKDKGITFLKIDNQMWQYIPKIERTIKIPPSMMLQSWMGSDFTNDDMVKESSLEEDYHASILFQRGDSATLELIPRPNAAVVWGKIVIDVDLKDAVPIKEIFYDDMMQKVRVMTFSKIEQHGSHTIPMVMELQPLDPDKKKNRTKVIFEKVNFDTKIDPSYFTKQALKRYSR; encoded by the coding sequence ATGAAATGGATACTCTCTTTACTTTTTCTTTCCAATATTCTCTTAGCTGACGAAGCCCAAGCCATCATCAAAAAACTTGAAAAGAACCTGCGCGGTGACTACATGTACTCCACCATGAATATGATAGTCACCTCTAAGCGGGGTAAACGTACGGTCAAGATAGAAAGCTGGTCCGAGGGGAACGACAAGAGTTTTATCAAGATCCTCTACCCTAAAAAGGACAAAGGAATCACCTTTTTAAAGATCGACAATCAAATGTGGCAGTATATCCCCAAAATCGAACGTACTATAAAGATACCACCTTCCATGATGCTACAAAGCTGGATGGGAAGCGATTTTACCAATGATGATATGGTAAAAGAAAGCTCTTTGGAAGAAGACTACCATGCTTCTATACTCTTCCAAAGAGGAGACTCTGCTACATTGGAACTGATCCCTAGACCCAATGCCGCTGTGGTTTGGGGAAAGATCGTCATTGATGTCGACCTAAAAGATGCTGTTCCTATCAAAGAGATATTTTATGATGATATGATGCAAAAAGTAAGGGTGATGACCTTCTCAAAAATAGAACAGCATGGTTCACATACAATCCCGATGGTCATGGAGCTTCAACCTCTGGATCCGGACAAAAAGAAAAACCGTACGAAAGTGATCTTTGAGAAGGTCAATTTTGATACCAAAATAGATCCTTCTTATTTTACAAAACAGGCTTTAAAGCGCTATTCAAGGTAA
- a CDS encoding Sir2 family NAD-dependent protein deacetylase encodes MNITENLQKAKQLLEAADALFITAGAGMGVDSGLPDFRGVEGFWNAYPKAKELGLHFEEMANPEWFESDPRLAWAFYGHRLHLYRDTVPHEGFSLLLELSNTKKYGVHIFTSNVDGQFQKAGFKEEQIMECHGSIHHMQCVDNCQGMLWSADDTFIEIEEGFKAKEPLPSCPFCGAMARPNILMFGDFGWEYARTDGQRERLSRWMDILEKEGAKLAIVEIGAGTAVPTVRNTSEQIGRRFDVPVIRINPRESFGAEIELPMGAFEALQEIII; translated from the coding sequence ATGAATATCACAGAAAACCTACAAAAAGCCAAACAATTGTTAGAAGCAGCAGATGCACTTTTCATAACTGCAGGTGCAGGGATGGGAGTGGACAGCGGGTTACCTGACTTTAGAGGGGTGGAGGGCTTTTGGAATGCCTATCCAAAGGCTAAGGAGTTGGGGCTTCATTTTGAAGAGATGGCAAATCCGGAGTGGTTCGAGTCTGACCCTCGGTTGGCCTGGGCATTTTACGGCCATAGGCTGCATCTTTACCGTGATACAGTGCCTCATGAGGGTTTTTCATTACTCCTGGAGCTCTCTAATACTAAAAAATATGGAGTCCATATTTTTACCTCAAATGTGGATGGACAGTTTCAGAAGGCCGGCTTCAAAGAGGAGCAGATCATGGAGTGTCACGGTTCCATTCACCACATGCAGTGTGTAGATAACTGTCAGGGAATGCTCTGGAGTGCAGATGATACCTTTATAGAGATAGAAGAGGGGTTTAAAGCCAAAGAACCTTTGCCTTCCTGTCCATTCTGCGGGGCTATGGCACGACCGAATATTTTAATGTTCGGAGACTTCGGATGGGAGTATGCCCGTACGGATGGACAAAGAGAGAGACTAAGTCGTTGGATGGACATTTTGGAAAAGGAGGGTGCCAAGCTTGCTATCGTGGAGATAGGTGCAGGAACCGCTGTACCAACTGTCAGAAACACGTCTGAACAGATAGGTAGAAGGTTTGATGTTCCTGTGATCCGTATTAATCCGAGAGAGAGTTTTGGTGCAGAGATAGAGCTTCCTATGGGAGCTTTCGAAGCACTTCAAGAGATCATTATTTAG
- the amrS gene encoding AmmeMemoRadiSam system radical SAM enzyme yields MTSSKDMKYYTKEEGKDRIICLLCRHSCKLKEGQVGICGINKNVGGELETLVYGHPVAVHVDPVEKKPLNHVLPGSTALSFGTVGCNFKCPFCQNWDISQEKKVNESINVSPEEMVELAISHGAESIAYTYNEPTIFYPYAKDIGVIAKTKGLKNLFVSNGFESPEVIADMASWVDAANIDLKSWDDAYYRKVLKGGLDEVKDTLKRMIDAGIWVEITTLLIEGENDSDKDLEEMAAFIANDLGKYVPWHLSAFHPDYKMMDHERTKVETLMRAKEIGQKAGLYYIYLGNVPVHADTHCPQCGTLVIDRSGYDVTVNNLEDGHCPKCHRAIEGVWS; encoded by the coding sequence ATGACATCTAGCAAAGATATGAAATATTATACAAAAGAAGAGGGTAAAGACAGGATCATCTGTCTGCTCTGCCGCCACTCCTGCAAACTCAAAGAGGGGCAGGTAGGTATCTGCGGGATCAATAAAAATGTGGGTGGAGAGCTTGAAACACTCGTATACGGCCATCCTGTCGCAGTCCATGTAGATCCTGTAGAAAAAAAACCTCTCAATCATGTACTGCCAGGCAGTACAGCACTCTCTTTTGGGACGGTCGGATGTAACTTCAAATGTCCATTCTGTCAAAACTGGGATATCTCCCAAGAGAAAAAAGTCAATGAATCTATCAATGTCAGTCCTGAAGAGATGGTGGAATTGGCCATTTCTCATGGTGCAGAATCGATTGCCTACACTTACAATGAACCCACCATCTTCTACCCTTATGCCAAAGATATCGGAGTGATCGCCAAAACAAAAGGGCTTAAAAACCTTTTTGTTTCCAATGGTTTTGAATCACCGGAGGTCATAGCAGATATGGCAAGCTGGGTTGATGCTGCAAATATCGATCTTAAAAGCTGGGATGATGCCTACTATAGAAAGGTGCTCAAAGGCGGGCTCGATGAGGTGAAAGACACACTGAAAAGAATGATAGATGCAGGTATATGGGTTGAGATCACCACACTGCTCATCGAAGGTGAAAATGATAGTGATAAAGACCTTGAAGAGATGGCAGCATTTATCGCCAATGACCTGGGTAAATATGTGCCATGGCACTTAAGTGCCTTCCATCCCGATTATAAAATGATGGATCATGAGAGAACAAAAGTAGAAACGCTGATGCGTGCCAAAGAGATAGGTCAAAAAGCAGGGCTTTACTATATCTATCTAGGGAATGTACCGGTGCATGCAGATACACACTGTCCGCAGTGCGGGACGTTGGTGATAGATCGTAGTGGTTATGATGTGACGGTGAACAACTTAGAAGATGGGCATTGTCCGAAGTGTCATAGAGCGATAGAAGGAGTGTGGTCATGA
- a CDS encoding protein-L-isoaspartate O-methyltransferase yields MKKMDRLVDSMISSNMLKSPLIIDAFRTIDRKYFVPEEYEDEAYADMPLPIGDYQTISQPSTVAFMLERLDTQDGNTVLDIGSGSGWTTALLCYMVGNKGSVIGLERISTLVEQGRENLSKFGFNSHCHIEKAGDTLGLPGKQFDRILVSASADETPEELFLQLKIGGILVIPIGESIFKFIKTSETEIKKEEFYGFVFVPLIY; encoded by the coding sequence ATGAAGAAGATGGATAGACTCGTGGATAGTATGATCTCCTCGAATATGTTGAAAAGTCCACTGATCATTGATGCCTTTAGAACGATCGATAGAAAATACTTTGTACCTGAAGAATATGAAGATGAAGCCTACGCAGATATGCCTTTGCCCATAGGAGATTACCAAACCATATCACAACCTTCCACAGTAGCCTTCATGTTGGAACGTCTTGACACCCAGGATGGGAACACGGTGTTGGACATTGGTTCGGGGTCAGGATGGACCACAGCACTTCTTTGTTATATGGTGGGAAATAAAGGCAGTGTGATCGGGCTTGAAAGGATCAGTACTTTGGTGGAGCAAGGAAGAGAAAACCTTTCCAAGTTTGGTTTTAACAGTCATTGTCACATAGAAAAGGCAGGAGATACGCTTGGCCTGCCAGGAAAACAGTTTGACAGGATACTGGTCTCTGCTTCAGCTGATGAAACTCCGGAAGAACTTTTTTTACAATTGAAAATAGGTGGTATCTTGGTCATACCCATAGGAGAGTCTATTTTTAAATTTATAAAGACTTCAGAAACAGAGATTAAAAAAGAAGAGTTTTACGGATTTGTCTTCGTACCTTTGATCTACTGA
- a CDS encoding bifunctional diguanylate cyclase/phosphodiesterase has protein sequence MQKQKFYGFLRKQILLIIGFSFIPGFAYIGLGWMKGFLIPALIMNGLVILVSVWGWTLYKDFEFEEMNKKELKNWYRKLTLFFYLIFGLWTLAFLVYSEEVESKLHYIAICTQVGISIVASILLFSDRKLFYPILLILILPLIVYSLLIGELYGDVLSLFSLIFLGVLIYASDNSYNLIQKTYYQAQHDALTGLYNSRYFINYMDYMIKRIHASKRCAYLLLIDLDHFKTINDSLGHELGDKVLQEVSKRIRDYCEDTHTIARLGGDEFAIISDTLYGDGTCQENAYTFSVKLLQILKETYVVDRHHLYISASIGVNSLGGTSKEARQFIKEADIAMYQAKEKGRDGIILFNDELAKEVEYRLEIERKLYFALEHNEIELRYQPQFNRDQKIIGCEVLVRWNSPDLGLISPFEFVSISEKTGLIIELGNYIIEEAFKTLQSWELMGLDLKQFSINISVRQFFHNTFLDEVKRLSDKYLNEDTRKKIIFEVTETILIEDIYRISVIINKLKQLDFSFSMDDFGTGYSSLSALREMPIEELKIDRSFVIHLGERKSDELMITTILSLAKIYHLKTVAEGIETKEQFIFLLENGCDMFQGYYFSKPLSQDDFELFYKESFSKQLSI, from the coding sequence ATGCAGAAACAAAAATTCTATGGTTTTTTACGAAAACAGATCTTACTGATAATAGGATTCTCTTTTATACCTGGCTTCGCATATATAGGACTGGGTTGGATGAAGGGGTTTCTGATACCGGCTTTGATCATGAACGGCTTGGTCATACTGGTATCCGTATGGGGATGGACGCTTTATAAAGACTTTGAATTTGAAGAGATGAACAAAAAGGAGCTGAAAAACTGGTATCGAAAACTGACACTCTTTTTTTATCTCATCTTTGGCTTATGGACCCTTGCATTTCTTGTCTATTCAGAAGAGGTTGAGAGTAAACTGCATTATATCGCCATTTGTACGCAAGTAGGTATCTCTATCGTGGCATCTATATTGCTCTTTTCAGACAGAAAACTTTTTTATCCTATTTTACTGATCTTGATATTACCCTTGATCGTCTACTCCCTGCTGATAGGGGAACTCTATGGTGATGTGCTCTCTTTGTTCTCACTTATTTTTTTAGGTGTATTGATCTACGCATCAGATAACAGTTATAACCTGATTCAAAAAACCTATTATCAGGCACAACATGATGCATTGACAGGTTTATACAACAGTCGTTATTTTATTAATTATATGGATTATATGATCAAGAGAATACACGCTTCCAAACGATGTGCCTATCTCTTACTTATCGATCTTGATCATTTCAAAACGATTAATGACTCATTGGGACATGAGTTGGGAGATAAAGTACTTCAGGAAGTTTCAAAACGTATTAGGGACTACTGTGAAGATACACATACGATAGCCCGCCTTGGAGGAGATGAGTTCGCGATCATCAGTGATACATTATATGGGGATGGAACTTGTCAGGAAAATGCTTACACTTTTTCTGTGAAATTATTGCAAATATTGAAGGAAACGTATGTGGTGGATCGCCATCATCTCTATATCAGTGCAAGTATCGGTGTAAACAGTCTAGGGGGTACATCAAAAGAAGCCAGACAATTTATCAAAGAAGCAGATATTGCCATGTATCAGGCAAAAGAAAAGGGCCGTGACGGAATCATTTTATTCAATGATGAATTGGCAAAAGAGGTTGAATATCGTCTGGAGATCGAACGCAAACTCTATTTTGCTTTGGAACATAATGAGATTGAACTGCGTTACCAGCCACAGTTTAACAGGGACCAGAAGATCATTGGTTGTGAAGTACTTGTCCGATGGAACAGTCCGGATCTCGGACTGATCTCTCCCTTTGAATTTGTTTCGATCTCGGAAAAGACAGGGTTGATCATTGAACTGGGAAATTATATTATTGAAGAAGCGTTTAAAACACTTCAGTCATGGGAGCTCATGGGTTTAGACCTAAAACAGTTTTCGATCAATATCAGTGTAAGACAATTTTTTCATAATACGTTTTTAGATGAGGTGAAGCGGTTATCCGACAAATATCTCAATGAAGATACAAGAAAAAAGATCATTTTCGAAGTGACAGAGACGATTCTTATTGAAGATATCTATAGAATCAGTGTCATCATCAATAAACTAAAGCAGTTGGACTTTTCATTTTCCATGGATGATTTTGGTACGGGATACTCATCTCTAAGTGCTCTAAGGGAAATGCCTATCGAAGAGTTAAAAATAGATCGTTCTTTTGTGATCCATTTAGGTGAGCGCAAATCGGATGAACTGATGATCACAACGATCCTCTCTCTGGCAAAAATATATCATTTGAAAACGGTAGCAGAAGGTATAGAGACGAAAGAACAATTTATATTTCTATTGGAAAATGGCTGTGATATGTTTCAGGGATATTATTTCTCAAAACCTTTATCACAAGATGATTTTGAACTATTTTACAAAGAAAGCTTCTCTAAGCAGTTATCTATATAA
- a CDS encoding ComF family protein — protein sequence MRCFSCSKLSFKIICKRCIEQLFIPAISTRKVGTLDIISFFKYSTLETLLHTKHKPEGFRIYKSLANMTMKPFIEEFVESDERDVYIIGIDEYVKNGYSHVALLTRAMKTKSSIIQHSSLMAQNRVNYSGKNLQFRLDNPRDFLYKGKSNIDVILVDDIITTGITLQEAQKVLISHGVNVLFALTLADVEES from the coding sequence ATGCGTTGTTTTTCTTGTTCAAAATTAAGTTTTAAGATCATCTGCAAGCGATGTATAGAACAACTCTTTATCCCTGCTATAAGTACTAGGAAAGTAGGAACACTGGATATCATCAGTTTTTTTAAGTACAGCACTCTTGAGACCCTGCTACACACTAAACACAAACCAGAAGGATTCCGTATCTACAAGTCATTGGCCAATATGACGATGAAACCCTTCATTGAAGAGTTTGTAGAGTCTGATGAGAGAGATGTCTACATCATAGGCATAGATGAATATGTCAAAAACGGCTACTCCCATGTGGCACTTCTAACCCGGGCTATGAAGACCAAGAGTTCTATTATACAACACAGTTCGCTTATGGCACAGAACAGGGTGAATTATTCGGGTAAAAACTTACAGTTTCGTTTGGATAACCCAAGAGATTTTCTCTATAAAGGCAAGTCAAACATAGATGTGATATTGGTAGATGATATTATCACAACGGGTATTACACTGCAAGAGGCACAAAAGGTACTGATATCTCACGGAGTCAACGTACTCTTCGCATTGACACTGGCGGATGTAGAGGAATCCTGA
- a CDS encoding YbfB/YjiJ family MFS transporter, which translates to MIKMLFDKNHNTSILLAGILAIIVGVGVARFAFTSLLPSMLEDFLSLTYAGVLASCNFAGYLAGAVFSIFIRDINTKVKYFRIGMVLSILTTLVLATTTNDALWLISRIIAGFGAAMVLIVGGAIVMVKLNFESKTKAMGIHFSGIGFAIVISELISQYVLQNGTWADAWLVLSLFAVIITFYTLYILSFDKIIKKDAVKHPLSKSIFSTYVILLILAYFTEGVGFVVQGTFLPDIINSLEGLEGYGNLGWIIVGIAGIPSSILWMRLAHNYGSVNVIIIAMALQIVGILIPAFSTDVTLNLLSGALYGSTFIGLVALFLNLGGHLAGKNPVVLMGSMTAAYGIGQVGAPLYSVILIDHFGNYNATLYVTASIVFIGILFLLYAKRMEKIQ; encoded by the coding sequence ATGATCAAAATGCTTTTCGATAAGAACCATAACACTTCTATACTTCTGGCCGGTATACTTGCCATTATAGTAGGTGTAGGCGTTGCAAGATTTGCCTTTACTTCACTGCTTCCATCTATGCTTGAAGACTTCTTGTCACTTACCTATGCCGGTGTACTGGCATCATGTAACTTTGCAGGCTATCTGGCTGGTGCTGTCTTTTCTATATTCATCAGAGATATCAACACCAAAGTAAAATATTTTCGTATCGGTATGGTACTGAGTATCCTAACAACCCTGGTACTGGCGACTACAACCAATGATGCCTTGTGGCTGATCTCTAGGATCATCGCCGGATTTGGTGCAGCCATGGTCCTTATCGTGGGTGGTGCCATTGTGATGGTCAAACTGAACTTTGAGAGTAAAACAAAGGCTATGGGCATACACTTCAGCGGTATTGGTTTTGCTATCGTGATATCGGAGCTTATCAGCCAGTATGTTCTACAAAACGGCACATGGGCTGATGCATGGCTTGTTTTATCCCTGTTTGCAGTTATCATCACTTTTTATACGCTTTATATTTTATCTTTTGATAAAATCATCAAAAAAGACGCAGTAAAGCATCCCCTGTCAAAATCGATATTCTCTACCTATGTGATACTGCTGATCCTGGCCTATTTCACCGAAGGTGTCGGATTTGTCGTGCAGGGTACTTTTTTACCCGACATCATTAATTCACTAGAAGGATTGGAAGGGTATGGAAATCTTGGTTGGATCATCGTGGGTATTGCCGGTATCCCCTCCTCTATACTATGGATGAGACTCGCTCATAATTATGGCAGTGTCAATGTCATTATCATTGCCATGGCTCTACAAATAGTCGGTATACTCATACCTGCATTCAGCACAGATGTAACACTGAACTTACTTAGCGGTGCACTCTATGGCAGTACTTTCATAGGGCTTGTAGCACTCTTTTTGAACCTTGGCGGTCACTTGGCGGGGAAAAACCCAGTAGTACTCATGGGCTCTATGACCGCAGCCTACGGTATAGGCCAGGTGGGTGCACCACTCTACAGTGTCATTTTGATCGACCATTTTGGAAACTATAACGCCACACTCTATGTGACAGCATCTATTGTATTTATAGGCATACTATTTTTGCTCTATGCGAAAAGAATGGAAAAGATACAATAA
- the amrB gene encoding AmmeMemoRadiSam system protein B — MSTREAAVAGQFYPSSPDEIQAMLEHYNQIIDTHLKEKKGVLHLKPRAVIVPHAGYVYSGFTANIALRLLSNSVVKRVVIIGPSHRVYLNGTSISEFDTYHTPLGALLIDKPLVLDLKERFGIAFVPEAHHEHSTEVQIPFVKTYTPDVSVVEMVYGDESPEKLSEVIEYLLEDPDTAVVISTDLSHYYDIKKANALDSICLDAVKKLSTTELHQGCEACGKIGVEAMLLAAKKNGLRSVLLDYRTSADASGDESQVVGYMSAAFVEQ; from the coding sequence ATGAGCACAAGAGAAGCAGCAGTTGCCGGACAGTTCTACCCGTCTAGCCCGGATGAGATACAAGCAATGCTGGAACATTACAATCAAATCATTGATACACATCTCAAAGAGAAAAAGGGTGTGTTACATCTTAAACCCAGAGCGGTCATTGTACCGCATGCAGGGTATGTATACAGTGGTTTTACTGCGAACATTGCATTAAGGTTACTATCTAATTCAGTTGTGAAGCGTGTGGTGATCATCGGTCCTAGCCACCGTGTCTATCTCAATGGGACCAGTATTTCTGAATTTGATACCTATCATACACCTCTGGGGGCATTGCTTATCGATAAACCATTGGTATTAGACCTAAAAGAGAGATTTGGGATAGCTTTTGTACCTGAAGCCCACCATGAGCACAGTACAGAAGTACAGATCCCTTTTGTCAAAACCTATACACCGGATGTATCCGTGGTTGAGATGGTCTATGGTGATGAGTCTCCTGAAAAACTGTCAGAAGTGATCGAATACCTTCTTGAGGATCCTGATACCGCTGTCGTGATCAGTACGGATCTGAGTCACTACTATGACATCAAAAAGGCCAATGCGCTTGACAGCATCTGTTTGGATGCAGTAAAGAAACTGAGTACTACTGAATTGCATCAGGGGTGTGAAGCCTGTGGTAAGATCGGTGTGGAAGCGATGTTGCTTGCAGCAAAAAAGAACGGGTTAAGATCTGTACTGTTGGATTATCGTACAAGTGCGGATGCCAGCGGAGATGAATCACAGGTTGTAGGGTATATGAGTGCAGCATTTGTGGAGCAGTAG
- a CDS encoding GDCCVxC domain-containing (seleno)protein, protein MNRDSVKKELILESEITCPKCGYKKIETMPIDACQWFYECENCGAILKPKKGDCCVFCSYGSVPCPPMQKDSGSCCQS, encoded by the coding sequence ATGAATAGAGATTCGGTGAAAAAAGAACTTATTTTAGAATCTGAGATCACATGTCCTAAATGTGGTTATAAAAAAATAGAAACTATGCCAATAGATGCGTGTCAATGGTTTTATGAGTGTGAGAATTGCGGTGCAATTCTTAAGCCTAAAAAGGGTGATTGCTGTGTCTTTTGTTCATACGGTTCAGTCCCCTGTCCTCCCATGCAGAAAGATTCAGGTTCTTGTTGTCAATCATAG